Proteins encoded together in one Micromonospora kangleipakensis window:
- a CDS encoding DUF2617 family protein has product MLVTLHAPYVDTSAADLSLALGGPERPALHVRELALPGGLTLRLRLLGASHQVVCGGVTETVACLPGRPPHLPGTLHDVAAGYRFTATVLRPDGDGLRTRVAALRAELADDPYALVGVFPGDVDAVTALSVRPDPPDGTVGWRTWHAYPQTNELVLTETVVAL; this is encoded by the coding sequence GTGCTCGTCACCCTGCACGCCCCGTACGTCGACACCAGCGCCGCGGACCTGAGCCTGGCGCTCGGCGGCCCGGAACGCCCCGCGCTGCACGTGCGCGAGCTAGCCCTGCCCGGCGGGCTGACCCTGCGGCTGCGCCTGCTCGGCGCCTCCCACCAGGTCGTCTGCGGCGGCGTGACCGAGACGGTCGCCTGCCTGCCCGGCCGCCCGCCGCACCTGCCCGGCACCCTGCACGACGTTGCCGCCGGCTACCGGTTCACCGCCACGGTGCTCCGGCCCGACGGCGACGGCCTGCGGACCCGGGTCGCCGCGCTCCGCGCCGAGCTCGCCGACGACCCGTACGCGCTGGTCGGGGTCTTCCCCGGCGACGTGGACGCGGTCACCGCGCTCTCCGTGCGCCCCGACCCGCCCGACGGCACGGTCGGCTGGCGCACCTGGCACGCGTACCCCCAGACCAACGAGCTGGTCCTGACCGAGACGGTGGTGGCACTGTGA
- a CDS encoding DUF4247 domain-containing protein — MTTTYRRWIVVGVAVAVVGALLAAFAILYGNFSPRGYVQDHYRRSASRDIGGDALAYTSTRTPSQVSKDITDAWQPADQYVDGSGVYLRYDDDSVVILPIAAGSLILLERMTTAYPRYHHVVGRGWGWGRGSTVRGGGPGAGK, encoded by the coding sequence GTGACGACGACGTACCGGCGGTGGATCGTGGTGGGGGTGGCCGTCGCGGTGGTCGGCGCGCTCCTCGCCGCCTTCGCCATCCTCTACGGCAACTTCTCCCCGCGCGGCTACGTGCAGGACCACTACCGCCGCTCGGCGAGCCGGGACATCGGCGGGGACGCCCTGGCGTACACCTCGACCCGGACGCCCAGCCAGGTCTCCAAGGACATCACGGACGCCTGGCAGCCCGCCGACCAGTACGTCGACGGCAGCGGGGTCTACCTGCGCTACGACGACGACTCGGTGGTGATCCTGCCGATCGCGGCCGGCTCGCTGATCCTGCTGGAGCGGATGACCACCGCCTACCCCCGTTACCACCACGTCGTCGGCCGCGGCTGGGGCTGGGGCCGGGGCAGCACCGTCCGGGGCGGTGGCCCCGGCGCCGGCAAGTAG
- a CDS encoding DUF350 domain-containing protein: MQNLATDLLVTLAYGVVGVVLMGIGYVLVDLATPGRLNHLIWHERNRNAALLLASNLAGVGVIVVAAIVASEDDFALGLVGAAAYGVLGLVIMAAAFVLLDVATPGKLGELLVDPEPHPAVWVSAVVHLATGAIIAAAIS, encoded by the coding sequence GTGCAGAACCTCGCCACCGATCTGCTGGTCACCCTCGCGTACGGCGTGGTCGGCGTCGTCCTGATGGGCATCGGCTACGTGCTGGTCGACCTGGCCACCCCGGGCCGGCTGAACCACCTGATCTGGCACGAGCGCAACCGCAACGCGGCGCTGCTGCTCGCCTCCAACCTGGCCGGTGTCGGCGTCATCGTGGTCGCCGCGATCGTCGCCAGCGAGGACGACTTCGCGCTCGGCCTGGTCGGCGCGGCCGCGTACGGCGTCCTCGGCCTGGTCATCATGGCGGCGGCCTTCGTGCTGCTGGACGTGGCCACCCCGGGCAAGCTCGGTGAGCTGCTGGTCGACCCGGAGCCGCACCCGGCGGTCTGGGTCTCCGCGGTCGTGCACCTCGCCACCGGCGCGATCATCGCCGCCGCGATCAGCTGA
- a CDS encoding polyamine aminopropyltransferase codes for MTTDAPARPGWRAARAAVLLAVFVCAACGLVYELALVALGSYLIGDAVGQASIVLGVMIFAMGVGALVAKPLQPRAAAAFAAIELTLALLGGLSVLGLYAAFAWLDLYGPALVGTAFVLGLLIGAEIPLLMVMLQRIREQSAGSAVADLFAADYVGALLGGLAFPFLLMPVFGQLKGALVVGVVNAVAGLALVCTVFRRELSRRARVALAAGSVVVALCLGYAWIAAADFELTARQQLYRDPVVHAERSRYQEIVLTRSVREIGHADTDLRLFLNGDLQFSSVDEYRYHESLVHPVMRGPRGEVLVLGAGDGLAVREILRYPDVRRVTVVDLDPAVVKLARTEPQLRELNHDSFADPRVRVLNLDAFGWLRTATERFDVVVADLPDPDETATAKLYTVEFYALIRSVLAGDGRLVVQSGSPYFAPRSYWSIERSVREAGFATAPYHVDVPSFGDWGFVLAAPGAAAPVLELPADAPPLRFLTPEVLRAAAAFPADRGRMDVPASTLLQPRVLEYARAEWRGY; via the coding sequence GTGACCACCGACGCGCCGGCGCGGCCGGGCTGGCGGGCGGCCCGCGCGGCGGTCCTGCTCGCGGTCTTCGTCTGCGCGGCCTGCGGCCTCGTCTACGAGCTGGCCCTGGTCGCGCTCGGCAGCTACCTGATCGGCGACGCGGTCGGCCAGGCGTCGATCGTGCTCGGCGTGATGATCTTCGCGATGGGCGTCGGCGCGCTCGTCGCCAAGCCGTTGCAGCCCCGGGCCGCCGCCGCGTTCGCCGCGATCGAGCTGACCCTCGCGCTGCTCGGCGGGCTCTCCGTGCTCGGCCTCTACGCCGCGTTCGCCTGGCTCGACCTCTACGGCCCGGCGCTGGTCGGCACCGCCTTCGTGCTCGGCCTGCTGATCGGCGCGGAGATCCCGCTGCTGATGGTCATGCTGCAACGCATCCGCGAGCAGTCCGCCGGCAGCGCGGTGGCCGACCTCTTCGCCGCCGACTACGTCGGCGCGCTGCTCGGCGGGCTGGCCTTCCCGTTCCTGCTGATGCCGGTCTTCGGCCAGCTCAAGGGCGCCCTGGTGGTCGGCGTGGTGAACGCGGTGGCCGGCCTCGCCCTGGTCTGCACGGTCTTCCGCCGGGAGTTGAGCCGCCGCGCACGCGTCGCGCTCGCCGCCGGCTCCGTCGTGGTCGCCCTCTGCCTCGGGTACGCCTGGATCGCCGCCGCCGACTTCGAGCTGACCGCCCGGCAGCAGCTCTACCGCGACCCGGTGGTGCACGCCGAGCGCAGCCGCTACCAGGAGATCGTGCTCACCAGGTCGGTGCGGGAGATCGGCCACGCCGACACCGACCTGCGGCTCTTCCTCAACGGCGACCTCCAGTTCAGCTCCGTCGACGAGTACCGCTACCACGAGTCGCTGGTGCACCCGGTGATGCGCGGGCCGCGCGGCGAGGTGCTGGTGCTCGGCGCCGGCGACGGGCTCGCCGTCCGGGAGATCCTCCGCTACCCGGACGTTCGCCGGGTGACCGTGGTCGACCTCGACCCGGCCGTGGTGAAGCTGGCCCGGACCGAGCCCCAGCTGCGCGAACTCAACCACGACTCGTTCGCCGACCCCCGGGTGCGGGTGCTCAACCTCGACGCGTTCGGCTGGCTGCGCACCGCCACGGAACGCTTCGACGTGGTGGTGGCCGACCTGCCCGATCCGGACGAGACCGCCACCGCGAAGCTCTACACCGTCGAGTTCTACGCGCTGATCCGTTCGGTGCTCGCCGGGGACGGGCGGCTGGTCGTGCAGTCCGGCTCGCCGTACTTCGCGCCCCGGTCGTACTGGTCGATCGAGCGGTCGGTCCGCGAGGCCGGCTTCGCCACCGCGCCGTACCACGTCGACGTGCCGAGCTTCGGTGACTGGGGGTTCGTGCTGGCCGCGCCGGGGGCCGCCGCGCCGGTGCTGGAGCTGCCCGCCGACGCCCCGCCGCTGCGTTTCCTCACCCCGGAGGTGCTGCGCGCGGCGGCGGCCTTCCCCGCCGACCGGGGGCGGATGGACGTGCCCGCCTCCACGTTGTTGCAGCCCAGGGTGCTGGAGTACGCCCGCGCGGAGTGGCGCGGCTACTAG
- a CDS encoding SDR family NAD(P)-dependent oxidoreductase produces MTTELPTLGRALITGASAGIGAAFAHRLAADGWDLVLVARDAGRLDATAAELTGRYGRDVETISADLSTDDGCAAVERRLAAGPPVELLVNNAGISLNTPFLRSTVEDEARLLRLNMLAVLRLTHAALGPMIERGRGTVINVSSVAGFGVVMPGSTYSASKAWVTNFSESIARSVAPLGVRVMALCPGYTRTGYHERAGIDMSATPRWMWLKADDVVAEGLRDLGKGKLVSVPNWKYKLAVAGLRHAPRRLLRGVARDTRGRVDRDGG; encoded by the coding sequence GTGACCACCGAACTCCCCACCCTGGGACGTGCCCTGATCACCGGCGCCAGCGCCGGCATCGGGGCCGCGTTCGCGCACCGGCTCGCCGCCGACGGCTGGGACCTGGTCCTGGTCGCCCGGGACGCCGGCCGGCTGGACGCCACGGCCGCCGAGCTGACCGGCCGGTACGGGCGGGACGTCGAGACGATCTCCGCCGATCTGTCCACCGACGACGGCTGCGCGGCGGTGGAGCGCCGGCTCGCCGCCGGCCCGCCGGTCGAGCTGCTGGTCAACAACGCCGGGATCAGCCTGAACACCCCGTTCCTCCGGTCGACCGTCGAGGACGAGGCCCGGCTGCTGCGGCTCAACATGCTGGCGGTGCTGCGGCTGACCCACGCCGCCCTCGGCCCGATGATCGAACGCGGGCGAGGGACAGTGATAAATGTCTCTTCGGTTGCGGGTTTCGGGGTGGTCATGCCCGGTTCGACGTACTCGGCGAGCAAGGCCTGGGTGACGAATTTCAGTGAGTCGATCGCCCGGTCGGTGGCTCCGCTCGGCGTACGGGTGATGGCGCTCTGTCCCGGCTACACCCGCACCGGCTACCACGAGCGGGCCGGCATCGACATGTCCGCGACCCCGCGCTGGATGTGGCTCAAGGCCGACGACGTGGTCGCTGAAGGGCTGCGTGACCTGGGGAAAGGCAAGCTGGTCAGCGTTCCGAACTGGAAGTACAAGCTGGCGGTGGCGGGTCTGCGGCACGCGCCGCGGCGGCTGCTGCGCGGGGTCGCCCGGGACACCCGGGGCCGGGTGGACCGGGACGGGGGCTGA
- the pyrE gene encoding orotate phosphoribosyltransferase — protein MGHHDDLRKFITDLAVVHGRVVLSSGREADWYVDLRRVTLHHRAAPLVGRVLRDLTADWEYDAVGGLTLGADPVAVSMLHAAAATDRPLDAFVVRKAGKAHGLQRRIEGPEVAGRRVLAVEDTSTTGGSVLTAVEALREVGAEVVGVAVIVDRGAGDAVRAAGLPYRAAYTLADLGLVA, from the coding sequence ATGGGGCACCACGACGACCTGCGTAAATTCATTACCGACCTGGCTGTGGTCCATGGACGGGTGGTGCTCTCCTCGGGTCGCGAGGCGGACTGGTACGTCGATCTGCGTCGCGTCACGCTCCATCACCGGGCGGCGCCATTGGTCGGCCGGGTGCTGCGCGATCTGACCGCCGACTGGGAGTACGACGCCGTCGGTGGGCTGACCCTGGGGGCCGATCCGGTCGCCGTGTCGATGCTGCACGCGGCCGCCGCGACCGACCGCCCGCTGGACGCGTTCGTGGTCCGGAAGGCGGGCAAGGCGCACGGTCTGCAACGCCGGATCGAGGGGCCGGAGGTCGCGGGTCGTCGGGTCCTGGCGGTGGAGGACACCTCGACCACGGGTGGCAGTGTGTTGACCGCCGTCGAGGCACTGCGCGAGGTCGGGGCCGAAGTGGTGGGCGTTGCGGTTATTGTTGATCGAGGTGCCGGCGACGCGGTGCGAGCCGCCGGACTGCCTTATCGGGCGGCCTATACGTTGGCTGACCTCGGCCTTGTGGCGTAA
- a CDS encoding ArsR/SmtB family transcription factor, which produces MEYVGTALAEMTMPQISPLAGEPIERADAERLAGVLKALADPARLRLLSLIQSAPEGEACVCDLTAPLGLSQPTVSHHLRILTEAGLLEREKRGVWAYYRLVPSAIATIADLLTPPRKRATKKAR; this is translated from the coding sequence ATGGAATACGTGGGAACTGCGTTGGCTGAAATGACCATGCCTCAGATCTCGCCGCTTGCCGGCGAGCCGATCGAACGTGCCGATGCCGAGCGTCTCGCGGGGGTCCTGAAGGCCCTCGCCGATCCCGCCCGGCTGCGGCTGCTCAGCCTGATCCAGTCGGCCCCCGAGGGCGAGGCGTGCGTCTGTGACCTGACCGCGCCGCTCGGCCTCTCGCAGCCGACGGTCAGTCACCACCTGCGTATCCTCACCGAGGCCGGCTTGCTGGAGCGGGAGAAGCGCGGTGTCTGGGCGTACTACCGGCTGGTGCCGAGCGCGATCGCGACGATCGCGGATCTGCTGACCCCGCCGCGCAAGCGGGCCACCAAGAAGGCCCGCTGA
- a CDS encoding DedA family protein, giving the protein MAVDTAEKTRALSESVALNPLDPKDLIHTFGLIGVWAILFAETGLLVGFFFPGDSLLFLAGVAASPVADAIFGSGTRLSLAGLLIGGPLCAIAGAQLGHWLGHRYGRRMFDRPNSRLFKREYVEKAEYYFQKFGPAKAVVLARFIPIVRTFLNPVAGVLGMPARQFLIWNIVGAVLWVDGILLIGYLLADQIYNAIGDKIDRYILPVVALIIAVSVLPIFFEFLRDRRARKRGEAAAMVAAASAAGVVDAVRDAIDGEDNPHQGHQGR; this is encoded by the coding sequence GTGGCCGTGGACACAGCTGAGAAGACCCGGGCGCTCTCCGAGAGCGTCGCCCTGAACCCGCTCGATCCGAAGGACCTGATCCACACCTTCGGGTTGATCGGCGTCTGGGCGATCCTCTTCGCCGAGACCGGCCTGCTGGTCGGCTTCTTCTTCCCGGGCGACTCGCTGCTGTTCCTGGCCGGCGTGGCCGCCTCGCCGGTGGCCGACGCGATCTTCGGCAGCGGCACCCGGCTCTCGCTGGCCGGCCTGCTGATCGGCGGGCCGCTCTGCGCGATCGCCGGCGCGCAGCTCGGGCACTGGCTGGGCCACCGGTACGGCCGCCGGATGTTCGACCGCCCCAACTCCCGCCTCTTCAAGCGGGAGTACGTGGAGAAGGCGGAGTACTACTTCCAGAAGTTCGGCCCGGCGAAGGCCGTGGTGCTGGCCCGCTTCATCCCGATCGTCCGGACGTTCCTCAACCCGGTGGCCGGGGTGCTCGGCATGCCGGCCCGGCAGTTCCTGATCTGGAACATCGTCGGCGCGGTCCTCTGGGTGGACGGCATCCTGCTGATCGGCTACCTGCTCGCCGACCAGATCTACAACGCGATCGGCGACAAGATCGACCGGTACATCCTGCCGGTGGTCGCCCTGATCATCGCGGTCTCGGTGTTGCCGATCTTCTTCGAGTTCCTCCGCGACCGCCGGGCGCGCAAGCGCGGCGAGGCGGCCGCGATGGTCGCCGCGGCCAGCGCGGCGGGCGTGGTCGACGCGGTCCGCGACGCCATCGACGGCGAGGACAACCCCCACCAGGGCCACCAGGGTCGCTGA